From a region of the Desulfuromonas sp. KJ2020 genome:
- a CDS encoding winged helix-turn-helix transcriptional regulator: MNKHPKNNSESLRSLLLMAELEEGRPISQREIAARLGIALGLVNTYLKALVKKGYVQVKAYPRNRFAYLLTPKGFAEKSHLAYRHLSNFNKLYRITRLDSLALFDSLRQQGAVRVSFCGVDDLTEIAYLSLREAGLELASVMDDEGVGGSFLGAPVVSLPVGVEAGDIPILITSPPRVGHFRSILLQLGVTEQNIHAPSFRYDEVFR, translated from the coding sequence ATGAACAAACATCCCAAGAACAATTCCGAGTCCCTCCGTTCACTGTTGCTGATGGCTGAGCTGGAGGAAGGCAGGCCCATATCCCAGCGGGAAATCGCTGCCCGTCTCGGTATTGCCCTGGGTTTGGTTAATACTTACCTGAAAGCCCTGGTGAAGAAGGGCTACGTGCAGGTCAAGGCCTATCCCCGCAACCGCTTCGCCTATCTCTTGACGCCCAAAGGTTTCGCGGAAAAGAGTCATCTCGCCTACCGGCATCTCAGCAATTTCAACAAGCTCTACCGCATCACCCGTCTGGACAGCCTCGCTCTGTTTGATTCACTTCGGCAGCAAGGAGCGGTCAGGGTGTCGTTTTGTGGCGTGGACGACCTGACGGAGATCGCCTATCTCTCGCTGAGGGAAGCCGGCTTGGAGCTGGCTTCGGTGATGGATGACGAAGGGGTTGGTGGCAGCTTTTTGGGGGCGCCCGTTGTGTCGCTGCCGGTGGGGGTCGAAGCTGGCGATATCCCAATCCTGATCACTTCCCCGCCACGCGTTGGTCACTTCAGATCGATTCTGCTCCAGTTGGGTGTCACCGAGCAGAATATTCATGCGCCGTCTTTTCGTTATGACGAGGTGTTTCGGTGA
- a CDS encoding glycosyltransferase family 2 protein produces the protein MDVALMDKVSIIIVNWNGRNHLATCLDSLAAQSFKEFEVVLVDNGSIDGSVEFVRHAYPWVRLVELPENTGFAAGNNLGFNQARGEYIVTLNNDTQVEPDWLELLVQVADDHPHAGMVGCRICSFTNPDVIDSLGLAICKDGMSRGRFRNRLWSSLNLPAVEDILIPSACAALYRRAMLESVGFFDADFFAYAEDTDLGLRGRLAGWGAVIATGAVVYHKYSQTSGSLSPFKVYLVERNHFWVVLKNFPLNFLVMLPFFTVWRYLEQAQAVLASRGTGGEFRDGDSRVELVGALLKGIWDSLRGMPQVLRKRRQLMQMRKLTGREYAQLLRHHGITFKELLDMPAQAASQGDAT, from the coding sequence ATGGATGTCGCTTTGATGGACAAGGTTTCAATAATCATCGTCAATTGGAATGGTCGTAACCATTTGGCGACGTGCCTGGACAGTCTAGCGGCTCAAAGCTTTAAAGAGTTTGAAGTTGTTCTGGTGGATAATGGTTCCATTGACGGTTCGGTGGAGTTCGTGCGTCACGCATACCCTTGGGTCCGTCTAGTGGAGCTGCCGGAAAATACGGGGTTTGCGGCCGGAAACAACCTGGGGTTCAACCAGGCCCGCGGGGAATACATCGTTACCTTGAACAACGATACGCAGGTGGAGCCGGATTGGCTGGAGCTCCTGGTCCAGGTCGCCGACGATCATCCCCACGCTGGAATGGTGGGGTGCCGGATCTGTTCGTTCACCAATCCGGATGTCATCGACTCACTGGGGCTGGCCATTTGCAAGGATGGCATGTCCCGGGGCCGGTTCCGTAACAGACTCTGGTCGTCTCTAAATCTGCCGGCCGTGGAGGACATCCTTATTCCGAGTGCTTGTGCGGCCTTATATCGCAGGGCCATGCTGGAGTCGGTCGGGTTTTTCGATGCAGACTTTTTTGCCTATGCTGAAGACACTGACCTGGGATTGCGTGGCAGACTGGCTGGTTGGGGCGCTGTTATCGCCACCGGGGCCGTCGTCTATCACAAGTATTCGCAGACCAGTGGCAGCCTGTCACCCTTCAAGGTGTATCTGGTTGAGCGCAATCATTTTTGGGTGGTCCTTAAAAACTTTCCCTTGAATTTCCTTGTGATGCTCCCCTTTTTTACTGTCTGGCGCTACCTCGAGCAAGCACAGGCGGTATTGGCCTCGCGTGGTACAGGCGGGGAGTTCCGTGACGGTGATTCCCGGGTGGAACTTGTCGGGGCGCTCCTGAAAGGGATATGGGATAGTTTGCGGGGGATGCCGCAGGTGCTGCGCAAGCGCCGTCAGCTAATGCAGATGAGAAAACTGACCGGGCGGGAGTATGCCCAGCTGTTACGCCACCATGGAATTACCTTCAAAGAACTGCTCGATATGCCAGCACAGGCGGCATCACAGGGAGACGCGACCTAA
- a CDS encoding DUF2304 family protein yields MPNIFVFDRIQFFSILFSLFIFFFIFSLVKNRRVKEEYSILWFAMSLFLLYLSLDRFAIDRLGQLFGIAYPPSVLTLMTTGFTFLLLIHLTVVVTRLSEQNKEMIQELGLNRLSFQPKEADLLVIVPAYNEAKAIGQVIEDLRSINLPLDILVVNDGSVDATSAQARASGVARVIDLPKNLGIGGAVQTGFKYAATHGYSLAIQFDGDGQHLASEIPGLLKALTAEEAQMVIGSRFLKQQAGYRSTFARRMGIRLFQVVNSLLIGQRVTDNTSGFRVYGRKAIEFLARHYPVDYPEPEAVILLGRNGFRIAEAVTLMRERQGGGSSIAGITGVYYMIKVLLAILMTALRKPLKSPEEA; encoded by the coding sequence ATGCCGAACATTTTTGTTTTCGACAGGATTCAGTTCTTTTCCATTCTCTTTAGCCTGTTTATCTTTTTTTTCATTTTCAGCCTGGTGAAGAACCGGCGCGTCAAGGAGGAATATTCCATCCTTTGGTTCGCCATGAGCCTTTTTCTTCTCTACCTTTCCCTTGATCGCTTCGCCATCGATCGCCTCGGCCAGCTGTTCGGTATCGCTTACCCTCCGAGTGTTTTGACGCTGATGACCACGGGGTTCACGTTTCTCCTGCTCATCCATCTGACGGTGGTCGTGACGAGACTCTCCGAACAGAACAAGGAGATGATCCAGGAGCTTGGCCTTAACCGATTGTCATTCCAGCCGAAAGAAGCCGATCTGCTGGTCATTGTACCCGCCTACAACGAGGCGAAGGCCATTGGCCAGGTCATTGAGGATCTGCGTTCGATCAACCTGCCCCTGGATATCCTGGTCGTCAACGACGGTTCTGTCGATGCGACCTCGGCGCAGGCCAGAGCCAGCGGTGTGGCACGGGTAATCGATTTGCCGAAAAATCTCGGGATTGGCGGGGCCGTGCAAACTGGCTTTAAATACGCGGCCACCCATGGCTACAGCCTCGCCATTCAGTTCGATGGTGACGGCCAACACCTGGCGAGTGAAATACCTGGGCTACTCAAGGCTTTGACGGCGGAAGAAGCTCAAATGGTGATCGGCTCGCGGTTTCTCAAACAGCAGGCGGGGTATCGTTCGACCTTTGCCAGGCGTATGGGCATTCGTCTTTTTCAGGTGGTCAATTCGCTGCTGATCGGTCAGCGTGTGACGGATAACACATCGGGATTCCGGGTTTATGGACGAAAAGCGATTGAGTTTCTGGCCAGGCATTACCCGGTGGATTATCCTGAGCCGGAAGCGGTGATACTTTTGGGCCGCAATGGTTTCCGCATAGCCGAAGCCGTCACCTTGATGCGCGAGAGACAGGGGGGAGGCTCGTCGATTGCGGGTATTACAGGGGTCTATTACATGATCAAAGTTCTCCTGGCGATTTTGATGACGGCACTTCGTAAGCCGTTAAAATCGCCTGAGGAAGCATAG
- a CDS encoding glycosyltransferase family 1 protein, which yields MKKIGLYLEVEPHFGGTFQIAQSMLEALIALPSDRFSVVVGYASEQWLPHLEKYEVASVPIPLGKWGRAAGLGWTLMGLPMGLWRQMTPHFHPVARALLKEGCDLWIFPSYDQRSYQYPVSALVSIHDLMYRYERRFPESGSWWNFYNKDRINRNNCRWSTGILVDSELGRQQMVEAYDIAPDRVHPLPFIAPSYMHSTRVRPDFDEQYRLPDKYIFYPAQFWWHKNHSNLLKAVASLKSELPDLKVVLSGGRQNAYEAIIKLVHELGLEGDVIFAGYVSEEDMPEFYRRARAMVMPTYYGPTNVPPLEAFSVGCPVAISGLYGMPEQAAGAALHFNPDSTTEIAECIRRLWTDDSLCRELSEKGKRRIASWGQKHFNTRFKEIIAVAVANPR from the coding sequence ATGAAAAAAATTGGCCTTTATCTCGAGGTAGAGCCCCATTTTGGCGGGACATTTCAGATCGCTCAATCGATGCTCGAAGCATTGATTGCTCTGCCGTCCGACCGGTTTTCGGTCGTGGTGGGATATGCCTCTGAACAATGGCTGCCTCACCTTGAAAAGTACGAGGTTGCCTCGGTACCGATTCCGTTGGGGAAGTGGGGGCGGGCTGCGGGCCTGGGTTGGACGCTTATGGGGCTGCCGATGGGTCTGTGGCGGCAAATGACGCCACATTTTCATCCTGTTGCCAGGGCTCTGCTGAAGGAGGGTTGCGATCTTTGGATTTTTCCCTCATATGATCAGCGCAGCTACCAGTATCCGGTCTCGGCTTTGGTCAGTATTCATGACCTGATGTATCGCTATGAAAGACGTTTTCCAGAGTCGGGCTCCTGGTGGAATTTTTACAACAAAGATCGGATCAATCGGAATAACTGCCGTTGGTCCACAGGTATTCTGGTTGACTCAGAGTTGGGCCGCCAGCAGATGGTCGAGGCCTATGATATTGCCCCGGACCGTGTTCACCCTTTACCTTTCATCGCCCCCAGCTATATGCACTCAACCCGAGTGCGCCCCGACTTCGATGAACAGTACCGCCTACCGGATAAATATATCTTTTATCCTGCCCAGTTCTGGTGGCACAAAAATCACAGTAACTTACTTAAGGCTGTCGCCAGCCTGAAGAGCGAACTGCCTGACTTGAAGGTGGTGTTGTCCGGCGGCCGCCAGAACGCCTACGAGGCAATAATTAAGCTGGTGCATGAGCTCGGCCTTGAAGGGGATGTGATATTTGCCGGGTATGTTTCTGAGGAGGATATGCCCGAGTTTTACCGTAGAGCACGAGCCATGGTGATGCCGACCTATTACGGCCCAACGAACGTTCCTCCCCTGGAGGCTTTTTCTGTTGGTTGTCCGGTAGCGATTTCGGGTCTATACGGCATGCCGGAGCAGGCCGCCGGCGCTGCCCTGCATTTTAATCCTGACTCGACTACGGAGATCGCCGAGTGTATCCGGCGGCTGTGGACAGATGATAGCCTCTGTCGGGAACTGAGCGAAAAGGGAAAAAGACGGATTGCTTCTTGGGGGCAAAAACATTTCAACACAAGGTTTAAAGAAATCATCGCGGTGGCCGTTGCGAACCCGCGCTAA
- a CDS encoding radical SAM protein → MNSKVVLFNPPFYRFMGSHNNKAPISLCYLSRILEDQGVEHCVYNGDATASNIHWNLRYLFDNFDTYVDAVDGKGSLYGEVMENLLSMSPEVVIIMGADPLVPTKDWGNPFIAAHFSRKLRELGIYTIGIGPYFYLDNERFVSDFDCILAGEPSDSVLEALQNRPKGTLPARRIATDITPNFSRLVPSGQLCHAVFSSFGCFEKCGFCVAGQSYRKMGEGVRFVTDETLVRDILSRPHGGLYIHDLNFGIYSENAFRKRVELLEQHDIPKNYSFAVDCRLDGIDENKLELMRRMNITHLKLGIESLSNDVLASYQKNQTFDDVVEKLALIKKWGIKIVAYLLLGGDGAENVDHEATIAMARKLEPDFVVPNVWAYDLRFDYRYDTQFSPVALERWHIRKEVYYKYLDLQNEFNPTLGKLFMRD, encoded by the coding sequence ATGAATTCCAAGGTCGTTCTTTTTAATCCTCCTTTCTACCGCTTTATGGGTAGTCACAACAACAAGGCCCCGATAAGCCTCTGCTACTTATCTCGCATTCTGGAGGATCAAGGTGTCGAGCATTGTGTTTATAACGGGGATGCGACTGCCAGCAACATCCACTGGAATTTACGATATCTCTTTGACAACTTTGATACCTATGTCGATGCGGTAGACGGCAAGGGGTCTCTTTACGGCGAGGTTATGGAGAACCTCCTATCGATGAGTCCTGAAGTCGTCATTATTATGGGCGCCGATCCTTTGGTGCCGACCAAAGACTGGGGCAATCCGTTTATTGCGGCTCATTTTTCCAGAAAGTTGCGTGAGCTAGGCATTTATACCATCGGCATTGGCCCTTACTTTTATCTGGATAATGAGCGCTTCGTGTCGGATTTTGACTGCATCCTGGCCGGAGAACCTTCGGATAGCGTACTGGAGGCCCTGCAGAATCGACCGAAAGGGACACTTCCAGCCAGGAGGATCGCCACCGACATCACGCCCAATTTCAGTCGGCTGGTACCGTCGGGGCAGCTGTGCCACGCCGTCTTCAGCTCCTTTGGTTGTTTCGAGAAATGTGGTTTTTGTGTGGCTGGGCAGTCTTATCGGAAAATGGGTGAAGGTGTACGGTTTGTGACCGATGAAACCCTGGTCAGAGATATTCTTTCACGGCCTCACGGTGGCCTGTACATTCACGATCTGAACTTCGGAATTTATTCTGAAAATGCTTTTAGAAAACGGGTGGAACTGCTGGAACAGCATGATATTCCCAAAAATTATTCCTTTGCGGTCGACTGTCGTCTGGACGGCATCGATGAGAATAAACTCGAACTTATGAGGCGAATGAATATTACCCACCTCAAGCTCGGCATCGAGAGCCTGTCCAATGACGTACTTGCCTCCTATCAGAAAAATCAGACCTTTGACGATGTTGTGGAGAAATTGGCCCTGATCAAGAAATGGGGCATAAAGATCGTTGCTTATCTGCTTCTTGGGGGTGACGGGGCGGAAAATGTCGACCATGAGGCAACCATCGCCATGGCTCGAAAACTGGAGCCGGATTTTGTGGTGCCCAACGTCTGGGCCTACGACCTGCGCTTTGATTACCGGTATGATACCCAGTTCTCACCGGTAGCGTTGGAACGGTGGCATATTCGGAAAGAGGTCTATTACAAATATCTCGACCTGCAGAATGAGTTCAACCCGACCCTGGGGAAACTTTTCATGCGCGACTGA
- a CDS encoding glycosyltransferase family 2 protein, with translation MVDILLATYNGEAWLEEQIASLMAQDFQDWRLLVRDDGSKDGTLAFLRAQQTRLGDRLIIYEDEGTNLGAAGNFARLMERSTAPYLMLCDQDDVWLPEKISLTFARMKESEKAYGAETPLMVHTDFGIVDDKLSPIADSGHRFQQINAERGGTLGRLLVQNVATGCTIMLNKALRELALPLPANALMHDHWLSLVAACFGKIVYLPVPTLLYRQHGGNAVGAQAWNPLYAARLLFRLSLVGEVMARNRVQAKAFYERYRDIMGSNERATLDAFIRMPVFGFFEKRRAILRYGFFYSGAIRNIGWMLLC, from the coding sequence ATGGTCGATATTTTGTTGGCAACATATAATGGCGAAGCCTGGCTGGAAGAACAAATTGCCAGCCTGATGGCGCAGGACTTTCAGGACTGGCGTCTGCTAGTTCGGGATGATGGCTCCAAGGATGGCACTTTGGCGTTCCTCCGGGCGCAGCAAACGCGGCTGGGTGACCGGTTAATCATTTATGAAGATGAGGGAACAAACCTAGGGGCTGCGGGTAACTTCGCACGACTCATGGAGCGAAGCACGGCGCCTTATCTAATGCTTTGCGACCAGGATGATGTCTGGCTACCGGAAAAAATTAGTCTGACTTTTGCCAGGATGAAGGAATCCGAGAAGGCCTACGGGGCGGAAACACCTTTGATGGTGCATACAGACTTTGGCATTGTGGATGACAAATTGAGTCCGATAGCTGACTCAGGTCATCGTTTTCAACAGATAAACGCTGAGCGAGGCGGTACGCTGGGCCGCCTGCTGGTGCAGAATGTCGCGACTGGCTGTACGATCATGTTGAATAAAGCCCTGCGCGAGCTCGCCCTGCCGCTGCCGGCGAACGCTCTTATGCATGATCATTGGTTGAGCCTGGTTGCTGCCTGTTTCGGCAAGATTGTCTATCTGCCCGTGCCGACCCTGCTCTATCGCCAGCATGGGGGCAATGCGGTGGGGGCACAAGCCTGGAATCCCCTATACGCAGCCCGATTGTTGTTTAGGCTTTCCCTGGTCGGTGAGGTAATGGCTCGCAATCGCGTGCAGGCCAAGGCGTTCTATGAACGATACAGAGATATTATGGGGAGCAACGAGCGGGCCACGCTGGACGCCTTTATCCGCATGCCTGTCTTCGGTTTTTTCGAAAAGCGGCGGGCCATTTTAAGATATGGGTTTTTCTATAGCGGAGCCATTCGGAATATTGGCTGGATGCTTCTTTGCTGA
- a CDS encoding flippase, which produces MSRTWGQFLPEVVRSRLAGLQQAASSAVVSNAGWQLADNLLRMAVALVVGIWLARYLGPAQFGLFSYAVAFVALFSSISSLGLDDIIVRDIVRTSADKETILGTSFTLKLVGGVVALLAALGTIFFLRPNDGLSQGLVAIIGIGTVFQAFNVIEFWFHSQVQAKYAVLAKNAAFLLCSLGKVVLILVGAPLVAFAWIASAEVMLGMSGLILAYHVRGNRVLHWNVQLKKGTALLKDSWPLMLSSVVIVIYLRIDQIMLGDMAGDSEVGIYSVAVRLAEVWYFIPSAIYWSLFPGIVEARGVGDEMFFGHLQRLYNWAALSAYAVALPVTFVAPWLVSTLFGEAYARAGLMLSVLIWSNVFTSLEMARSGFLTAMNWTRLYLLTVTLGCLLNVGLNWMLIPRYGGMGAVVASLAAYWFAAHGSCFIFKPLWRTGVMLTRALAYPKVW; this is translated from the coding sequence ATGAGCAGGACATGGGGCCAATTTCTGCCGGAGGTGGTGCGGTCGAGACTTGCAGGGCTGCAACAGGCAGCATCGTCCGCCGTGGTCAGCAATGCCGGCTGGCAGTTGGCGGACAACCTTCTGCGCATGGCGGTTGCCCTGGTGGTTGGCATCTGGCTGGCCCGCTATCTGGGGCCGGCCCAGTTTGGTCTGTTCAGTTACGCGGTCGCTTTTGTCGCCCTGTTTTCGTCCATTTCATCGCTGGGACTCGACGACATTATCGTGCGCGATATTGTCCGTACGTCTGCCGACAAGGAGACGATCCTCGGTACGTCTTTCACTTTGAAGCTGGTCGGTGGTGTTGTCGCCCTGCTGGCCGCACTGGGAACCATTTTTTTCCTGCGCCCGAATGATGGTCTGAGTCAAGGGTTGGTCGCCATCATAGGTATCGGCACCGTATTTCAAGCCTTCAACGTGATTGAATTCTGGTTCCACTCGCAGGTGCAGGCCAAATACGCGGTCTTGGCCAAAAATGCCGCCTTTCTGCTCTGCTCTCTGGGGAAGGTCGTGCTTATTCTAGTTGGCGCACCTCTTGTCGCCTTTGCCTGGATCGCTTCGGCCGAGGTGATGCTGGGTATGTCCGGTCTGATACTGGCTTATCATGTTCGGGGCAACCGTGTCCTGCACTGGAATGTTCAGCTGAAAAAAGGGACTGCTTTGCTTAAAGACAGTTGGCCCCTGATGTTGTCCAGTGTGGTCATTGTCATCTACCTGCGCATCGACCAGATCATGCTTGGCGACATGGCGGGAGATTCGGAAGTCGGCATCTATTCGGTGGCTGTGCGCCTGGCCGAGGTGTGGTATTTCATCCCGTCCGCCATTTACTGGTCGCTTTTCCCCGGCATAGTGGAAGCGAGGGGCGTTGGCGACGAGATGTTTTTTGGGCACTTGCAGCGGCTTTATAACTGGGCCGCTCTTTCGGCCTATGCCGTAGCCCTGCCTGTCACCTTTGTGGCTCCCTGGCTGGTTTCCACGCTCTTCGGTGAGGCTTACGCCCGCGCTGGGTTGATGCTCTCGGTACTGATCTGGTCGAATGTCTTTACCAGTCTGGAGATGGCCCGAAGCGGTTTTTTGACCGCCATGAACTGGACCCGTCTTTATCTGCTGACCGTGACTTTAGGCTGTCTGCTGAATGTAGGCCTCAATTGGATGCTGATCCCCAGATACGGCGGCATGGGCGCCGTGGTCGCTTCTCTGGCCGCCTACTGGTTTGCCGCGCATGGGTCGTGTTTCATCTTTAAGCCTCTGTGGCGGACAGGTGTCATGCTGACCAGGGCTCTGGCGTACCCAAAGGTGTGGTAG
- a CDS encoding DegT/DnrJ/EryC1/StrS aminotransferase family protein has protein sequence MTAADFGGLGVIPVNEPLLDGNEKKYLTECIETGWISSEGPFVARFEKEMAALTGRRHGIAVCNGTAALEVALSTLDLKPGDEVVMPAFTILSCAAAVVRRGGVPVLVDSDPVTWNFDLEKLEAKLKNEIGCNNNRRIKAIMVVHIYGLPVDMDPVLELASRYGLKVIEDAAQMHGQQYKGRACGSFGDLSTFSFYPNKHITTGEGGMVLTDDDALAERCRSLRNLCFQAKKRFVHEDLGFNYRMTNMQAALGVAQLERIDEFVARKRQMGRRYTEMLAGHEGLTLMPLRTDYAENIYWVYGVVLKDGIPFDGEEAMRRLGKEGVGTRPFFWPMHEQPVFRKMGLFKDERFPIAEWLARRGFYIPSGLALTDEQMDVVVEAMEKVISI, from the coding sequence ATGACAGCGGCGGATTTTGGAGGTTTAGGTGTGATTCCGGTGAATGAGCCATTGCTCGATGGCAACGAAAAAAAATATCTAACTGAATGTATCGAAACGGGATGGATCTCCTCCGAGGGACCTTTTGTGGCTCGCTTTGAAAAAGAAATGGCGGCCCTGACGGGACGGCGTCATGGTATTGCAGTCTGCAATGGCACCGCGGCCCTGGAGGTCGCTCTTTCCACACTGGACTTGAAGCCGGGCGATGAGGTGGTAATGCCGGCTTTCACCATCCTCTCCTGCGCCGCAGCCGTCGTAAGGCGGGGGGGAGTGCCGGTGCTGGTCGACAGTGACCCGGTGACATGGAACTTCGATCTGGAAAAGCTTGAAGCCAAGCTCAAAAACGAAATTGGCTGCAACAATAACCGGCGAATCAAGGCGATCATGGTAGTGCATATCTATGGGTTGCCCGTGGACATGGATCCGGTATTGGAGCTTGCCTCGCGATATGGCTTGAAGGTCATCGAGGATGCCGCGCAAATGCATGGACAGCAATACAAGGGGCGTGCCTGTGGCAGTTTTGGTGATCTGAGCACCTTCAGCTTTTATCCCAACAAGCATATCACTACGGGTGAGGGGGGGATGGTGCTGACCGACGACGATGCGCTGGCTGAGCGTTGTCGATCTCTGCGCAATCTCTGCTTTCAAGCGAAGAAACGCTTTGTCCATGAAGACCTCGGCTTCAACTATCGCATGACCAACATGCAGGCGGCCCTGGGGGTCGCTCAGTTGGAAAGAATCGATGAGTTCGTTGCCCGTAAAAGGCAAATGGGCAGGCGCTATACCGAAATGCTCGCCGGGCATGAAGGCTTGACCTTGATGCCGCTCCGCACCGATTACGCAGAGAATATCTATTGGGTGTACGGGGTGGTTCTGAAGGACGGGATACCTTTTGATGGGGAGGAGGCCATGCGCCGACTGGGGAAGGAAGGCGTTGGCACCCGTCCCTTTTTTTGGCCCATGCATGAGCAGCCGGTTTTCAGAAAAATGGGTCTTTTTAAAGATGAACGATTCCCCATAGCCGAATGGTTGGCCCGGCGCGGTTTTTATATCCCCAGCGGGCTGGCGTTGACCGATGAGCAGATGGATGTGGTTGTAGAGGCTATGGAGAAGGTGATTTCTATCTGA
- a CDS encoding class I SAM-dependent methyltransferase: MAVFGSYSRYYNLFYQDKDYAGEARFVHELIQRHHPGARGLLDLGCGTGRHDFLLAGNGYEVTGIDRSQDMLAVATEQAIKAEKEQRSSYRCPVFHQGDIRHIRLDCHYDVVVSLFHVISYQTGNDDLRSAFATAKAHLKPGGVFIFDCWYGPAVLTDRPVVRVKRLEDDEYAVTRIVEPVMQANTNVVDLHYEILVREKSSGKTQAIREIHHLRYLFRTEIEILLQEAGMTLLADAEWMTNRPLGFDTWGACFVAQRTEGRG; the protein is encoded by the coding sequence ATGGCCGTGTTTGGTAGCTATTCCCGTTACTACAACCTCTTTTACCAGGACAAGGACTATGCTGGGGAAGCAAGGTTCGTCCATGAGTTGATCCAGCGACACCATCCCGGCGCCAGGGGTCTGCTTGACCTGGGTTGCGGCACAGGGCGACACGACTTCCTGCTGGCTGGGAATGGATATGAAGTGACAGGCATTGACCGTTCGCAAGACATGCTGGCGGTAGCCACCGAGCAGGCAATTAAGGCGGAAAAGGAGCAACGATCCTCTTATCGTTGCCCGGTTTTCCATCAAGGCGATATCAGGCATATTCGTCTGGATTGCCACTATGATGTAGTTGTCTCTCTTTTTCATGTCATCAGTTACCAGACGGGTAACGACGATCTGCGATCAGCCTTTGCTACGGCAAAAGCTCACCTGAAGCCAGGGGGAGTTTTTATTTTTGACTGCTGGTATGGTCCGGCTGTGCTGACAGACAGACCGGTGGTCAGGGTCAAACGTCTGGAGGACGATGAGTATGCCGTGACGCGGATCGTGGAGCCGGTCATGCAGGCCAATACCAATGTGGTTGATCTGCATTATGAAATTCTCGTGCGAGAGAAATCGAGCGGTAAAACGCAGGCAATCAGAGAGATACACCACCTGCGCTACCTGTTTAGAACGGAGATCGAAATACTCTTGCAAGAGGCTGGAATGACACTGCTAGCGGACGCTGAATGGATGACAAACCGCCCCTTGGGTTTCGATACCTGGGGTGCCTGTTTTGTGGCCCAACGGACAGAAGGCCGCGGCTGA